In Prunus dulcis chromosome 2, ALMONDv2, whole genome shotgun sequence, a single genomic region encodes these proteins:
- the LOC117618919 gene encoding protein DETOXIFICATION 43-like isoform X1: MAEEQDLHESVSKWKLPVGVFFKDARRVFKWDILGKEILEIAFPAALAVAADPVASLIDTAFIGHIGPVELAAAGVSIALFNQASRITIFPLVSITTSFVAEEDTVAKMNIKSEKGKQLQKADMLDDLEKGAAKPNGTAKENGKRLGNGKMEEASAEDDEHVAAGKGAPEAKGESSDNGLLESSEANKAIEENVKLEKAEKGAAKNSDPLENGSRTTVDKLPSDLMSTNKKEKIKKQKRHIASASTALIFGTILGLLQAIFIIFSTKVLLGVMGVKSDSPMLAPAQKYLKIRSIGAPAVLLTLAMQGIFRGFKDTRTPLYVIVVGYGVNIALDPLLIFVCGLGIRGAALAHVLSQYLMALVLFIILTKKIDLLPPSIKDLQFGRFLRNGTLLLARVVAVTFCVTLAASLAAREGPTPMAAFQTCLQVWLTSSLLADGLAVAGQAILACAFAEKDYKKATATATRVLQMSFILGVGLAFVVGIGLYFGAGIFSRDVNVLHLIRIGLPFVAATQPINSLSFVFDGVNFGASDFAYSAYSLVLVAIASIVSLFLLSKSHGFVGIWIALTIYMALRAFAGVWRMGTGTGPWRFLKGRSPP, from the exons ATGGCTGAGGAGCAAGATTTGCATGAATCAGTGAGCAAGTGGAAGTTACCTGTTGGTGTTTTCTTCAAAGATGCAAG GCGGGTTTTCAAGTGGGATATTCTTGGTAAGGAGATACTAGAGATTGCATTCCCTGCTGCTCTGGCTGTAGCTGCTGATCCTGTCGCTTCTTTGATTGACACGGCATTCATAGGTCACATAG GTCCTGTGGAACTTGCAGCAGCAGGAGTATCTATTGCCCTGTTCAATCAAGCTTCAAGAATTACTATATTCCCTTTGGTCAGTATTACAACTTCCTTTGTTGCTGAGGAAGATACTGTTGCAAAAATGAACATCAAATCAGAAAAAGGTAAGCAATTGCAAAAGGCAGACATGCTTGATGACTTGGAAAAAGGGGCTGCTAAACCAAATGGTACAGCTAAAGAAAATGGTAAGCGTCTGGGAAATGGAAAGATGGAAGAGGCTTCTGCTGAGGATGATGAGCATGTGGCGGCGGGAAAAGGTGCACCTGAGGCGAAAGGTGAGAGCTCAGACAACGGATTACTTGAAAGCAGTGAAGCAAACAAAGCCATAGAGGAAAATGTTAAGCTTGAGAAGGCAGAGAAGGGTGCTGCTAAAAACAGTGATCCACTAGAAAATG GTTCTAGAACAACAGTTGACAAGCTCCCTTCTGATCTTATGAGCACCaataagaaggaaaaaatcaAGAAACAGAAGCGACATATTGCTTCAGCATCGACAGCACTCATCTTTGGGACAATACTTGGCCTTTTGCAAGCtatatttatcattttttcaaCTAAAGTTCTTCTGGGTGTCATGGGTGTGAAATCA GATTCCCCTATGCTAGCCCCAGCACAGAAGTACTTGAAAATTAGATCGATTGGTGCACCTGCAGTTCTTCTCACATTGGCCATGCAAGGGATCTTCCGAGGTTTTAAGGATACCAGAACTCCTTTATATGTCATTG TTGTGGGATATGGAGTTAACATTGCCTTGGATCCACTGCTCATCTTTGTCTGTGGCTTGGGCATCAGAGGTGCAGCTTTGGCACATGTTCTTTCTCA GTACTTGATGGCGCTGGTACTCTTCATAAtcttaaccaaaaaaattgatcTCTTACCTCCAAGTATTAAAGATTTGCAGTTTGGTCGGTTTCTGAGGAATG GTACTCTGTTGTTGGCAAGAGTGGTTGCTGTGACCTTCTGTGTGACCTTGGCAGCATCGCTGGCTGCCCGGGAAGGTCCAACTCCTATGGCTGCATTTCAGACTTGCCTGCAGGTTTGGTTGACATCATCTCTTCTTGCTGATGGGTTAGCTGTTGCAGGGCag GCTATTCTAGCATGTGCATTTGCTGAGAAAGACTACAAGAAGGCCACAGCTACCGCAACCAGGGTATTACAG ATGAGCTTTATCCTAGGTGTGGGGCTTGCATTTGTTGTCGGAATTGGTTTGTACTTTGGAGCTGGAATCTTTTCTAGAGATGTTAATGTTTTGCACCTTATAAGAATTGGCCTCCCG TTTGTGGCAGCCACACAACCGATCAATTCACTGTCTTTTGTCTTTGATGGTGTGAACTTTGGAGCATCTGACTTTGCTTATTCTGCATACTCCTTG GTTCTGGTGGCCATAGCAAGCATTGTATCCTTGTTCCTTCTCTCCAAATCCCATGGTTTCGTTGGAATTTGGATTGCTTTAACCATTTATATGGCGCTGCGTGCATTTGCTGGTGTATGGag GATGGGGACTGGAACAGGGCCTTGGCGCTTCCTCAAGGGTCGATCACCACCATAG
- the LOC117618919 gene encoding protein DETOXIFICATION 43-like isoform X2 translates to MTGIKKCLDCFFELIHCRRVFKWDILGKEILEIAFPAALAVAADPVASLIDTAFIGHIGPVELAAAGVSIALFNQASRITIFPLVSITTSFVAEEDTVAKMNIKSEKGKQLQKADMLDDLEKGAAKPNAIEENVKLEKAEKGAAKNSDPLENVDKLPSDLMSTNKKEKIKKQKRHIASASTALIFGTILGLLQAIFIIFSTKVLLGVMGVKSDSPMLAPAQKYLKIRSIGAPAVLLTLAMQGIFRGFKDTRTPLYVIVVGYGVNIALDPLLIFVCGLGIRGAALAHVLSQYLMALVLFIILTKKIDLLPPSIKDLQFGRFLRNGTLLLARVVAVTFCVTLAASLAAREGPTPMAAFQTCLQVWLTSSLLADGLAVAGQAILACAFAEKDYKKATATATRVLQMSFILGVGLAFVVGIGLYFGAGIFSRDVNVLHLIRIGLPFVAATQPINSLSFVFDGVNFGASDFAYSAYSLVLVAIASIVSLFLLSKSHGFVGIWIALTIYMALRAFAGVWRMGTGTGPWRFLKGRSPP, encoded by the exons GTTTCTTTGAATTAATTCATTGCAGGCGGGTTTTCAAGTGGGATATTCTTGGTAAGGAGATACTAGAGATTGCATTCCCTGCTGCTCTGGCTGTAGCTGCTGATCCTGTCGCTTCTTTGATTGACACGGCATTCATAGGTCACATAG GTCCTGTGGAACTTGCAGCAGCAGGAGTATCTATTGCCCTGTTCAATCAAGCTTCAAGAATTACTATATTCCCTTTGGTCAGTATTACAACTTCCTTTGTTGCTGAGGAAGATACTGTTGCAAAAATGAACATCAAATCAGAAAAAGGTAAGCAATTGCAAAAGGCAGACATGCTTGATGACTTGGAAAAAGGGGCTGCTAAACCAAATG CCATAGAGGAAAATGTTAAGCTTGAGAAGGCAGAGAAGGGTGCTGCTAAAAACAGTGATCCACTAGAAAATG TTGACAAGCTCCCTTCTGATCTTATGAGCACCaataagaaggaaaaaatcaAGAAACAGAAGCGACATATTGCTTCAGCATCGACAGCACTCATCTTTGGGACAATACTTGGCCTTTTGCAAGCtatatttatcattttttcaaCTAAAGTTCTTCTGGGTGTCATGGGTGTGAAATCA GATTCCCCTATGCTAGCCCCAGCACAGAAGTACTTGAAAATTAGATCGATTGGTGCACCTGCAGTTCTTCTCACATTGGCCATGCAAGGGATCTTCCGAGGTTTTAAGGATACCAGAACTCCTTTATATGTCATTG TTGTGGGATATGGAGTTAACATTGCCTTGGATCCACTGCTCATCTTTGTCTGTGGCTTGGGCATCAGAGGTGCAGCTTTGGCACATGTTCTTTCTCA GTACTTGATGGCGCTGGTACTCTTCATAAtcttaaccaaaaaaattgatcTCTTACCTCCAAGTATTAAAGATTTGCAGTTTGGTCGGTTTCTGAGGAATG GTACTCTGTTGTTGGCAAGAGTGGTTGCTGTGACCTTCTGTGTGACCTTGGCAGCATCGCTGGCTGCCCGGGAAGGTCCAACTCCTATGGCTGCATTTCAGACTTGCCTGCAGGTTTGGTTGACATCATCTCTTCTTGCTGATGGGTTAGCTGTTGCAGGGCag GCTATTCTAGCATGTGCATTTGCTGAGAAAGACTACAAGAAGGCCACAGCTACCGCAACCAGGGTATTACAG ATGAGCTTTATCCTAGGTGTGGGGCTTGCATTTGTTGTCGGAATTGGTTTGTACTTTGGAGCTGGAATCTTTTCTAGAGATGTTAATGTTTTGCACCTTATAAGAATTGGCCTCCCG TTTGTGGCAGCCACACAACCGATCAATTCACTGTCTTTTGTCTTTGATGGTGTGAACTTTGGAGCATCTGACTTTGCTTATTCTGCATACTCCTTG GTTCTGGTGGCCATAGCAAGCATTGTATCCTTGTTCCTTCTCTCCAAATCCCATGGTTTCGTTGGAATTTGGATTGCTTTAACCATTTATATGGCGCTGCGTGCATTTGCTGGTGTATGGag GATGGGGACTGGAACAGGGCCTTGGCGCTTCCTCAAGGGTCGATCACCACCATAG